A window of the Lactuca sativa cultivar Salinas chromosome 7, Lsat_Salinas_v11, whole genome shotgun sequence genome harbors these coding sequences:
- the LOC111921538 gene encoding uncharacterized protein LOC111921538 has translation MKDALIASIATFHTKKIIISDLAKFHHNGSIPESMYRSVTPHSKVMADYNKLHPTKSRVLTTEQQAALDALDKPSNRGKRVTTKKETTEHKPSKPSKSKKRKSETEISSKPKKIKRMARKPKGPSPSQSNKKDDEEATSPHVSPRGNTPPRSPSPTQEVNIPTPPPSPKQSPPKAEDVKIPTPPPSPKQPTPTLTPKVPVSVVPTTTTETSIPPPQVSSVFVSTTPFSTPIITPVTTTTIPKQTARVNVSNTGAPTVSDTPVITIPPSPTQSTGSGATLGGDNDECDSTYFSPYRLQSDEDTEAPINRQHLDRIHEKLDKLLADTEAYGGVVLKAFVETAIEQYTKAMDKSTDAIKESNSVFQKASADVTEVIRTIEIFLDSVKGHADTNAATLCESVASLSQSLKEEQEKFEDICSSMQADKASLISSVSSKLDSLHADISNEGALKEEIARKASIIAV, from the coding sequence ATGAAGGATGCTTTAATTGCGTCAATTGCAACCTTCCATACGAAGAAGATCATCATCTCTGACCTAGCCAAGTTTCATCACAATGGTTCGATTCCGGAGTCAATGTACCGAAGTGTTACCCCACACAGTAAGGTGATGGCCGACTACAACAAGCTTCATCCCACAAAGTCGAGAGTTCTAACTACCGAACAACAAGCTGCTTTAGATGCTCTTGACAAGCCGAGTAACCGAGGCAAACGGGTGACTACTAAGAAGGAGACAACTGAGCATAAACCCTCTAAGCCTTCCAAAAGCAAGAAGCGAAAGTCAGAGACCGAAATTTCTTCAAAGCCAAAGAAGATCAAACGAATGGCACGAAAACCTAAGGGTCCATCTCCTTCACAATCTAACAAAAAAGATGATGAAGAAGCTACATCTCCACATGTGTCTCCAAGAGGTAATACTCCACCTAGATCTCCTTCCCCAACTCAAGAAGTCAACATTCCAACGCCACCTCCATCACCAAAACAATCCCCTCCTAAAGCAGAAGATGTTAAAATTCCAACTCCACCCCCTTCACCGAAACAACCAACTCCAACACTGACACCGAAAGTTCCAGTTTCGGTTGTTCCTACTACTACAACCGAAACTTCTATACCACCTCCACAAGTATCTTCTGTTTTTGTTTCCACAACACCTTTCTCTACTCCAATCATTACCCCAGTCACAACCACTACAATCCCTAAACAAACAGCAAGGGtcaacgtatctaatacgggggcACCTACTGTATCCGACACCCCTGTCATCACTATACCTCCATCGCCAACTCAATCAACCGGTTCCGGTGCTACTCTTGGAGGCGACAATGATGAGTGTGACTCCACATACTTTAGTCCCTATCGATTACAATCTGATGAAGATACTGAAGCTCCAATCAACCGCCAACACTTAGACCGTATTCATGAAAAGTTGGATAAATTGCTTGCTGATACTGAAGCCTATGGAGGAGTTGTTCTTAAAGCTTTTGTAGAGACAGCTATAGAGCAATATACAAAAGCTATGGATAAATCAACCGATGCCATCAAAGAATCGAATTCAGTTTTCCAAAAAGCTTCTGCTGATGTGACTGAAGTTATTCGCACCATAGAGATCTTTTTAGATTCTGTGAAAGGGCATGCGGATACAAATGCTGCTACACTTTGTGAGTCGGTTGCCTCTCTTTCTCAGTCTTTAAAGGAAGAACAAGAGAAGTTTGAAGACATTTGTTCCTCGATGCAAGCTGATAAGGCCTCTCTCATTAGTTCGGTTTCCTCCAAACTGGACTCTCTGCATGCAGATATCTCCAATGAGGGTGCACTAAAAGAAGAAATTGCAAGAAAAGCCTCTATAATCGCAGTCTAG